The genomic DNA GGAATATATAATTGACGGTCGCAAAAAATCAGAAAGACAGATGTTAATTGAACTTGTAGAGATAATACGCAAGAAAGACCCTGACATCATTGAGGGGCATAACATTTTGAACTTTGACTTGCCTTATCTCATAAAAAGAGCAGAATTAAATGAAGTTGATCTTTCAATCGGAAGAGATGGAAGCAAACCCAAAATAACAACAACGACCTATGACCGTGAAACGGTTTTTACAGGAATTGAAATTTATGGAAGACATATAATTGATACACTTATCCTTGTTCAATTGTATGATTTTGTAAAGCGTGAGTTTGAAAGTTATTCACTCAAATATGTTTCAAAGTATTTTGGCATTACATCCGAAGATAGAATTTACATCCCTGGAGAAAAAATTGCGTGGTATTGGGATAATGACCCAGATAGTTTAGTAAAATACGCTCTTCAAGATGCGCACGAAACAAGAAAACTTTCTGAACTTCTCACACCCCCATATTTTTACCTTACTCAGATGTTGCCATTTTCTTTTTGGCAAGTAATAAAATCTGGCTCCTCATCAAAAATTGAATCATTACTTGTTAGGGCTTATTTGAAGAGACGACATTCAATCCCCAAGCCTGATACGGGATTTCAAACCACAGGTGGTTACACGGATATATTTTATACTGGGGTATTTGAAAATGTAGCCCATGCGGATATTGAATCGCTTTATCCATCAATCATGATAAAGTTTAAAATTGCCCCACAAAAAGATGAACTCGGGATTTTCCTTCAAATGCTTGAAAGTTTGACAAAGATGCGCCTTGAGGCAAAGCACAAGATGAAAAACGCAACGACACCTGAAGAAAAATCAAAATATGACGCGGTACAATCCGCATTTAAAATTTTAATTAATTCATTTTACGGCTATCTTGGATATAGCAGAGCTATTTTCAATGATTACGAAAGCGCCGATAAAGTAACCACAACCGGGCAGAAAATTTTGAAAAAACTTATACTTGAAATAACAAATAGAGGTGGGAAGGTTATAGAAGCAGATACGGATGGGATTTACTTTATCCCGCCTGAGGAATTTAGCACAGATGAAGAAAAAGTTAAAGAATTTGTCAAAGATATCGCTTCAACCTTACCTGAAGGAATAAACCTTGCCTTCAACGGTATTTACAAAAAAATGCTAAGTTATAAAAAGAAAAATTATGCCCTGCTTGACAAGAACGGAAACATAGAAATTAAGGGTGCTTCACTTATCTCAAGGGGAATGGAACCATTTGCAAGAAAGTATATAAGTGAATGTGTCAAATTTTTACTTAACAATGAAATTGAAAAAATCCATGAACTTTATAAATCCCTCTTTAAATCAATCGCCGAAAGAAAAATTGATATTTATGAGCTTGCGAAAACAGAAACATTGCGGGAACGACTTGATAGATACCAAGAACTCGTTAGACTTGGGAAAAGGAATAGAAGTGCAGCTTACGAGCTTGCCATTGCAAGTGGGCGAAATTACAGACAGGGGGATAAGATAACTTATTACATCACTGGCTCAAGTCCCGATGTTCGGTCATTTGAAAATTGTAAACTTGTTGATGATTGGAATCCATTAAGAAGAGATGAAAATGTTCAATATTACCTCTTTAAATTGAATGATTACACAAGAAGATTTGAAGTCTTCTTCAAACCAGAGGATTTTAAAAAAATTTTTTCATTAAAGGATGGGCTAAATTTTGACGATGTGCAGATAGTGACCAGAAAAATTTCAAGGGAAATTGATTTTGATTAAGCGACTTTTTGCTTCTTGTTTTTTTCAAACCATTCTTTAATAAAATTAACGATCTCTGTTGTCAGAGTCCCAGGTGTAAAAATTTCAGCAACACCCATCTCTTTGAGCTTTGGTATATCTTCATCTGGTATTATCCCCCCACCGATTAAAAGGACATCATCAAGACCCTTCTCCTTCATCAATTTTATTATTTTAGGAAAAATCGTCATATGCGCCCCGCTCAAAATACTAATGCCGATAACATCAACATCTTCCTGAATCGCAGCCGAGACTATCATCTCAGGTGTTTGCCTCAATCCTGTATAAATAACCTCCATTCCAGCATCTCTCAACGCAGCTGCTACAACCTTAGCCCCTCTGTCGTGACCATCAAGCCCTGCTTTTGCAATCAATACTCTTATCTTTCTCTCCATTTTCTCTTCGGTGGTTTTGTTTTTCATTTTGCAATAACAATTTAAAAAACAAGCTTGATTTTTTCAAACCTTGAAAATTTAATCATGCTGAATGAAAACGAATTACAAATTTATTTCCAACTTGTTCAGAAGGCTCAACAATGATATGACCACCGTTCAATTCAATAATCCTCTGAAAAATTTTCAAGGCAAAAAGATTATAACTGGGTTTATATTCAGAAAAAAGGTATGGGCTAAACAAAGTTTTGGCAGATTCAATTGTCAACTTTTTTGCTTCATCACGAATTCCTACAAAAACAAATTTACCATCACTCCCCGCCCTTGTAACTTGAGAGATATGGATTTTTCCATTAAATGACATTGCCTCCGCTATCGCCTCAAAAAAAGTTAAAAACCCTATCTCAATCCAGTTCTCGTTTCCCTTTACGAGCGAATCCCTCCCAAAACTAAACTCAAAATTCACACCAGAAAATTTTTCCCTTATTTGCTCTGCAACTTTCTTAAGCAATAAGTTAATATCAAAAACTTTGATCTCAATCTCCTCAACCCCAGCTGAAATATCGTTAAGCCGTATAAAATATTCCGAAAGCTCAAACCATTTTCTCATTCTATTATAGTTCTCACGCAGGATATTTTTCATCTCCTCCCCGATTTCTTCACCTTCCAATATCATTTCAATAATTCCCCTTATAGATGAAAAGAGCTCTTTAACTTCACTTATAAAGAATTTTTCCGTCATCAATTGAACTTTTTTCGCTTCATTTTCAAGCGAACGCATTCTTAAAACAGATTTTACACGAGCGACAAGTTCCGTGAACCTTATTGGCTTATAAAGATATTCAACAGCACCGAGGTTAAAGCCACGCTCAAGATTTTCCTCGTCAACATATTGCCCAGTTAGAATTATAACAGGAATTTCTCTTGTGATGGGATTTTGCTTAAGTTTGAAAAGAGCAGTGAATCCATCCATAACAGGCATGCTTATATCAAGAAGTATAAGCTCTGGTTTTTTCTCCTGAGCAAGGGTTAACCCCGCAAGTCCATTATCTGCTGTTATGACATCATACCCCTCACTTTCAAGTGCATTTTTAAGTGTTTCTCTTAGTTCCTTTTCATCATCAACTATAAGGATTGCCATTTTTAAAATTTTATTTTGTTTGGGAAGAAACGGTTTGTTCCTGTGCCGTTCCCACTCCCGCCGTTTCTTCCCCGATGACAAGTTTCTCCTCAAACTCTTTAACTTCCATCAGAAGTTTCTCTATTCTCCTGCATCCCTGTTCTATTGCCTTAACATCTCTCAATGTCTCATTATCATATGGAAATCTTCTCTCTATCCTCGCAGAAGCGCTCATTATTATGGTCAGCGGATTGTAAATCAAATCCCTCAAAGAGAAGGTAAAATCCTTCACTGCTTTTAACCTTGCAATTTGAGTTTCATACTGTTTAATCTGTTCCATCCTCATTTTTTCCTCTCTGTGTCTCTGCTCCTGCAAATTAACAAGCTTCACAAATAAATAAGATAATCCCCATATCCATAACAGCGAATCAAAATGAGTGAATATATCAGAAACTGATACTATCCCCTCTTTTACCCTCTTAAAAAGATCAAGTGTCGTGAAAAGGTAATAAAGGTAAATTATAACGGCTGAAAAAAGCGCGGGATGTTTCAATATAAACCCTTCTACAAACTCACGCCATATTTTTTTCATCTCTTAAACCTCCGTTTGATTTTTAGAACTAACGAGCGGAATTTCAACCCTAAAACTTATTTCCTTGTCAATCTTCCTATCATGCTCTTTAATTTTTTGCAACATATCAATTCAAGGATCTACTGTTAATGTAAATTATTTTTTCGTCAAGGTCAAGTGAAATTGAGAACTTCCTCAACTCCAAAAGCATTAAAACTAAAGGAAAATTAAGAAAATTTAACTTAACATTCAATCTTTTTGGGCTTTGGAATTGAAAAAGTTAGGGGTTAAATTTTAAAAAAGGAAACATAGAGATTTAAAAAATCTGACAAGGTTGAAACTAAACTTCAAAACTATAAGATGTCGTTTGAACTTTTCATTACAAAAAGATATATCAAATCAACACGGATAACGGGCTTTATTTCACTAATCACTTTGATTTCAATTGTCGGGGTAATGCTTGGGACATCTGCTTTGATAATTGCAATTTCAATTTCAAACGGTTTTGAAAGAGAACTGAAAGAAAAAGTAATAGGTTTCACATCCCACATCCAAGTTTCAAAATTTGATGTGAGATATTTTGATAAGGACGACTGGCAAAGTTTTGAAAAGATAAAGATGATCCCAAATGTCAACGCAGTTTCTCCTTTCGCAGGTAGAGAAGCAATGATAAGATCAAAATATGGAATTGAAGGGGTTTATTTAAAGGGGATTTTACCTGAATATGATTTTTCAATAATAAAAAGAAGCATAATTGAGGGTGAATATAATTTTAACGAAAGCGACGGCATACCGAAAATAATAATTGGGAAAAAACTTGCTAATAAGCTCGGAGTTGAATTAGGTGATAAGGTTATAATTCTTGCAATTGACCCCGACAATCCTTATTTTTCCGCTCCAAGAATTGAACAATTTAAAGTTTCTGGAATTTATGAAACAGGGATGGCTGAATATGACGATATTTTCGTTTATGTTTTACTTAAACATGCGCAGTATTTGTTTGACCTTGGGAATAAGGTCAGCGGTTTTGATGTGATGGTTAAAAATGTTGATTTTATTAACGAAACAGCCATTTCAATTCAAGATAATCTTGGTTATCCATACTACGCAAGGACAATGTATCAAATGTATAGAAATCTTTTCGCTTGGCTTGAACTTCAAAAGAAACCCGTTCCAATTGTCCTTGGGTTGATAATAATTGTTGCGGTTTTCAATATAATTGGGACTCTTCTGATGATGGTTCTTGAAAAAATGAAAGAAATAGGTATTTTAAAGTCAATGGGGGTGAATTCAAAAGGTATAATGAAAATTTTCGTTTATCAGGGTATGTTTATTGGAATTGCTGGGACAACGCTTGGTAATATTCTGGCGTATATTTTATGTTCAATTCAATTGAAATATAAACCTTTATCTCTCCCTGAAGATATTTATTTTATGAATTCTGTGCCTATTTTACTTCAATTTGAAACTTTCACAATTGTATCCATTGCTTCACTTATTCTTTGCTTTTTTGCGACGCTTATACCTTCAATGATAGCCTCACGAATTCAACCAGTTGAAGCAATAAGATTTGCGTAAAATTTGAAACTTTCCCTAAAACTGATTAATTTTTGATAAAAAACTCTTCAAGGCTTTGAAGCAAACGCTGAAAATAATTTGGAGACATGAGCTATTCAGGATTTTATTTTTGATAACTTTGACATTGTTTTTCACTTCATCAATAATTTATCTTATTGAGAGATCAAAAAATGAGCAGTTTTCCTCAATTTTTGATGGTTTATGGTGGGCAATTGTTACAATGACCACGGTTGGATATGGTGATAAAGTTCCAGCGACAGCACTTGGAAAGCTCATTGGATTTGTTGTGATGTTTTCAGGGGTTATTTTGGTTTCAATGTTTACCGCAACAATATCATCAATTTTTGTCACAAAGAAAATAAAAGAAAGAGAGGGACTTGAAAAAGTGAATGCCTTGGGACATATTGTGATTTGTGGATGGAATAAAGATACCGAAAGGATGATAAAAGCCCTTGACAATCTCGGGAAAAAAAGAAAAATTCAAATTGTGCTTATCAACAACTTACCGCCTGAAAAAGTTGAACAATTGAAGAACACATATAGAAACATTGAAATAAACTTCGTTCGTGGCGATTTTACACGTGAATCAATTCTTGAAAAAGCCAACATAAAACAGGCGAAAGAAGTTGTAATACTGCCTGATGAGACACTTTCACCCCTTCCATCGGATGAAAAAACACTAATAGCCACGCTCAACATAAAATCGTTAAATCCAAAAGCGAAAGTTTATGCTCATATAATTGACAGAGACAACGCTGGCAACCTCAAGAGAGCAAACGCAGATGAAATAATTATAAGCAATGAATATCTCCCATCGCTAATTGCAGATCAAATTGTTTCCCCTGGGGTTGTCCAAATTTTATCTTTGTTATTCAATGAAGATTCAACCATAAGGATATTTCGTATGAAGATTCCACCGAGGTTCATCGGGAAAAATTACCTTGAGCTTTTCAATTATCTCAAAACGGAGAAAAATTATCTTTTACTCGGGTTTATCTCAGATGAGGAAGGGATAACGCTTGAAAACATCCTATCACATGATTACACGGAGATTGATGCATTTATTGAGAAAAAACTCAAAGAGGCTGGACTAAGTATAAAATCATCTTACATCAAATTGAATCTAAATCCACCGCTTGATTATATTATCAGTGAAAAAGACGATGCGGTTGTGCTCGGCAATATAACTGAATAAACAAGAATGGAAATTGAAAAAGAAACACTAAAGAAAATACCGCTTTTTAACGGACTCAAGGAAGAACACTTTGAACTTTTAAAACAAATAATTCGCATCAGAGAATTTGATGAGGGAACGGTTGTGATAAAGGAAGGTGAAAGTGGAGAAGAGATTTACATTTTGCTTGAGGGGGAGGTT from Candidatus Kryptobacter tengchongensis includes the following:
- a CDS encoding Response regulator receiver domain-containing protein, which gives rise to MAILIVDDEKELRETLKNALESEGYDVITADNGLAGLTLAQEKKPELILLDISMPVMDGFTALFKLKQNPITREIPVIILTGQYVDEENLERGFNLGAVEYLYKPIRFTELVARVKSVLRMRSLENEAKKVQLMTEKFFISEVKELFSSIRGIIEMILEGEEIGEEMKNILRENYNRMRKWFELSEYFIRLNDISAGVEEIEIKVFDINLLLKKVAEQIREKFSGVNFEFSFGRDSLVKGNENWIEIGFLTFFEAIAEAMSFNGKIHISQVTRAGSDGKFVFVGIRDEAKKLTIESAKTLFSPYLFSEYKPSYNLFALKIFQRIIELNGGHIIVEPSEQVGNKFVIRFHSA
- a CDS encoding DNA polymerase elongation subunit (family B), encoding MDELIYGHNQEKNIVAVQQFDESTVRIYIREKDTVREEIRKFYPFFFLSDKSYIEGFNKKFWLKKLAGNNFYQYACAFEDLTDMWNAIRYILRNYSNKHMIKVESYIDTDIIYLRPDPVHQFLLQTGITLFKGMEFNDVYRIQLDIETYSKHRFSNPERIEDRIILISLTDNRGWEYIIDGRKKSERQMLIELVEIIRKKDPDIIEGHNILNFDLPYLIKRAELNEVDLSIGRDGSKPKITTTTYDRETVFTGIEIYGRHIIDTLILVQLYDFVKREFESYSLKYVSKYFGITSEDRIYIPGEKIAWYWDNDPDSLVKYALQDAHETRKLSELLTPPYFYLTQMLPFSFWQVIKSGSSSKIESLLVRAYLKRRHSIPKPDTGFQTTGGYTDIFYTGVFENVAHADIESLYPSIMIKFKIAPQKDELGIFLQMLESLTKMRLEAKHKMKNATTPEEKSKYDAVQSAFKILINSFYGYLGYSRAIFNDYESADKVTTTGQKILKKLILEITNRGGKVIEADTDGIYFIPPEEFSTDEEKVKEFVKDIASTLPEGINLAFNGIYKKMLSYKKKNYALLDKNGNIEIKGASLISRGMEPFARKYISECVKFLLNNEIEKIHELYKSLFKSIAERKIDIYELAKTETLRERLDRYQELVRLGKRNRSAAYELAIASGRNYRQGDKITYYITGSSPDVRSFENCKLVDDWNPLRRDENVQYYLFKLNDYTRRFEVFFKPEDFKKIFSLKDGLNFDDVQIVTRKISREIDFD
- a CDS encoding lipoprotein-releasing system permease protein, whose amino-acid sequence is MSFELFITKRYIKSTRITGFISLITLISIVGVMLGTSALIIAISISNGFERELKEKVIGFTSHIQVSKFDVRYFDKDDWQSFEKIKMIPNVNAVSPFAGREAMIRSKYGIEGVYLKGILPEYDFSIIKRSIIEGEYNFNESDGIPKIIIGKKLANKLGVELGDKVIILAIDPDNPYFSAPRIEQFKVSGIYETGMAEYDDIFVYVLLKHAQYLFDLGNKVSGFDVMVKNVDFINETAISIQDNLGYPYYARTMYQMYRNLFAWLELQKKPVPIVLGLIIIVAVFNIIGTLLMMVLEKMKEIGILKSMGVNSKGIMKIFVYQGMFIGIAGTTLGNILAYILCSIQLKYKPLSLPEDIYFMNSVPILLQFETFTIVSIASLILCFFATLIPSMIASRIQPVEAIRFA
- a CDS encoding voltage-gated potassium channel; the protein is MKQTLKIIWRHELFRILFLITLTLFFTSSIIYLIERSKNEQFSSIFDGLWWAIVTMTTVGYGDKVPATALGKLIGFVVMFSGVILVSMFTATISSIFVTKKIKEREGLEKVNALGHIVICGWNKDTERMIKALDNLGKKRKIQIVLINNLPPEKVEQLKNTYRNIEINFVRGDFTRESILEKANIKQAKEVVILPDETLSPLPSDEKTLIATLNIKSLNPKAKVYAHIIDRDNAGNLKRANADEIIISNEYLPSLIADQIVSPGVVQILSLLFNEDSTIRIFRMKIPPRFIGKNYLELFNYLKTEKNYLLLGFISDEEGITLENILSHDYTEIDAFIEKKLKEAGLSIKSSYIKLNLNPPLDYIISEKDDAVVLGNITE
- a CDS encoding methylmalonyl-CoA mutase, C-terminal domain yields the protein MERKIRVLIAKAGLDGHDRGAKVVAAALRDAGMEVIYTGLRQTPEMIVSAAIQEDVDVIGISILSGAHMTIFPKIIKLMKEKGLDDVLLIGGGIIPDEDIPKLKEMGVAEIFTPGTLTTEIVNFIKEWFEKNKKQKVA